Proteins encoded by one window of Pseudomonas sp. PSKL.D1:
- a CDS encoding OprD family porin: MNKYLMTASAVALAPLAHADLLAGSHASLGLRNFYFSNDFRDQPGSAGQSKTEEWAQAFVLDFKSGYTNGPVGVGLDALGLMGVTLDSGSGRHRGSNMIPDDGNGAAGQWSRLGLTPKLKVANTELRYGTLMPKLPVLTYNDGRLLPQTFEGGQVTSTDIAGLTLTGGRLDRATSRGSSDRTGLAVAGGTRTSDQFLFAGGDYQLGKQLTLQYYFANLEDYYNQHFAGLTHTLQLPAGQSLKTELRYFRSLSDGANASAAGRASGYRVGGYTEGNDGEIDNHTWSAALTYAVQGHALMAGYQQVSGGSNFVQPNQGSLSGKGAAGASLYLHTDRMLASFNRAGERTAFAQYSYDFAAAGVPGLKFSLMYLKGDDIRTTSGRDASEWERDLGLDYVIQDGPLKGLGLAWRQGLLHSQIDPDQEQNRLIVSYSLALF; the protein is encoded by the coding sequence ATGAACAAATACCTGATGACCGCGAGCGCCGTTGCCCTGGCCCCGCTCGCCCACGCCGACCTGCTGGCTGGCAGCCACGCCAGCCTGGGGCTGCGCAATTTCTACTTCAGCAATGACTTCCGTGACCAGCCTGGCAGCGCCGGGCAAAGCAAGACCGAGGAATGGGCGCAGGCCTTTGTCCTGGACTTCAAGTCGGGCTACACCAACGGCCCGGTCGGCGTTGGCCTCGATGCACTCGGCCTGATGGGCGTCACCCTCGACAGTGGCAGTGGCCGCCACCGGGGTAGCAACATGATCCCCGATGATGGCAACGGTGCGGCAGGCCAATGGAGCCGCTTGGGGCTGACCCCGAAACTGAAGGTGGCGAACACCGAATTGCGCTATGGCACGCTGATGCCAAAGCTGCCGGTACTGACCTACAACGACGGCCGCCTGCTGCCGCAAACCTTTGAAGGCGGGCAAGTCACCTCCACCGACATTGCCGGCCTGACCCTGACCGGCGGGCGCCTGGACCGGGCAACCAGCCGAGGCTCCAGCGACCGCACCGGCCTGGCCGTGGCCGGGGGCACGCGCACCAGCGACCAGTTCCTGTTTGCTGGCGGCGACTATCAACTCGGCAAGCAACTGACCCTGCAATATTACTTCGCCAACCTTGAGGACTACTACAATCAGCATTTCGCCGGCCTGACCCACACCCTGCAACTGCCGGCGGGCCAGTCGCTGAAAACCGAGCTGCGCTACTTTCGCAGCCTCAGCGACGGCGCCAACGCCAGCGCCGCCGGCCGCGCCAGCGGCTACCGGGTAGGTGGCTACACCGAAGGCAACGATGGCGAAATCGACAACCACACCTGGAGTGCCGCGCTGACCTACGCCGTGCAGGGCCATGCCCTGATGGCCGGGTATCAGCAGGTGTCGGGCGGCAGCAATTTCGTGCAGCCCAACCAAGGCTCGCTCAGTGGCAAAGGCGCCGCTGGCGCCAGCCTCTACCTGCACACCGATCGCATGCTGGCCAGCTTCAACCGGGCCGGCGAGCGTACCGCGTTTGCCCAGTACAGTTACGACTTTGCCGCGGCGGGCGTGCCGGGGCTGAAGTTTTCGCTGATGTACCTGAAGGGTGATGACATCCGCACCACCTCAGGCCGGGACGCCAGCGAATGGGAGCGCGACCTGGGCCTGGACTACGTGATCCAGGATGGGCCGCTCAAAGGCTTGGGCCTGGCGTGGCGGCAAGGCCTGCTGCACTCGCAGATCGACCCCGATCAGGAGCAGAACCGGTTGATCGTCAGTTACAGCCTGGCGCTGTTCTGA
- a CDS encoding MFS transporter, whose amino-acid sequence MTSPAYTEAASAQPQRTADMRKVAVASVIGTTVEWYDLFLFATASALVFNKIFFPGFDPLVGTLLAFGTFASAYGARIVGAALFGHFGDRLGRKSMLLISLLTMGAATFAIGLLPDYETVGIWAPILLLTLRIIQGLALGGEWGGAVLMAVEHAPRHQRGLYGSWVQIGVPAGTMLANLVFLLFATTLSTEQLLDWGWRVPFLLSVLLIAVGLYIRLNIHETPSFKAVENKGAQVKVPLLEVLRKYWKQVLLGGVATMSTGTSYNLIVAFGLTYGTQTLGFSRGEMLSVVLVSCAACIALLPFFGALSDRVGRKPIIIGGIVAEALVAFPMFWLMDTQVLGLVFAGYLLLMTAFAANYGPIATFLAELFGTRVRYSGLSISYMLSGLLGSAATPLVTTALLSWTGKGSSIAWYMIGSAAVSLIALLLLTETFKRDIDTARQ is encoded by the coding sequence ATGACCAGTCCTGCTTACACCGAAGCTGCAAGCGCGCAACCCCAACGCACCGCCGACATGAGAAAAGTCGCGGTGGCCAGCGTGATCGGCACCACCGTCGAGTGGTACGACCTGTTCCTCTTCGCCACGGCTTCGGCCCTGGTGTTCAACAAAATCTTCTTCCCCGGCTTCGACCCGCTGGTGGGTACGCTGCTGGCCTTCGGCACCTTCGCCTCGGCCTACGGCGCACGCATTGTCGGCGCAGCCTTGTTCGGCCACTTCGGCGACCGCCTGGGGCGCAAGTCGATGCTGCTGATTTCGCTGCTGACCATGGGCGCGGCCACCTTTGCCATCGGCCTGTTGCCAGACTATGAAACCGTGGGCATCTGGGCGCCAATCCTGCTACTGACCCTGCGCATCATCCAGGGCCTGGCGCTGGGCGGTGAATGGGGCGGCGCGGTGCTGATGGCCGTGGAACATGCCCCCAGGCACCAGCGCGGGCTGTATGGCTCATGGGTGCAGATTGGCGTGCCGGCGGGCACGATGCTGGCCAACCTGGTGTTCCTGCTGTTTGCCACCACCCTGAGCACCGAGCAACTGCTGGACTGGGGCTGGCGCGTGCCGTTTTTGCTCAGTGTGTTGCTGATTGCCGTGGGCCTGTACATTCGCCTGAATATCCACGAAACCCCGTCGTTCAAGGCCGTGGAAAACAAGGGCGCGCAGGTGAAAGTGCCACTGCTGGAGGTGCTGCGCAAATACTGGAAGCAGGTGCTGCTTGGGGGTGTGGCGACCATGTCGACCGGCACCTCGTACAACCTGATCGTGGCCTTCGGCCTCACGTATGGCACCCAGACGCTGGGCTTCTCGCGGGGTGAAATGCTCAGCGTGGTGCTGGTGTCTTGCGCTGCGTGCATCGCCTTGCTGCCGTTCTTCGGTGCGCTGTCCGACCGCGTTGGGCGCAAGCCGATCATCATCGGCGGCATCGTCGCCGAGGCGCTGGTGGCATTCCCGATGTTCTGGCTGATGGACACCCAGGTGCTCGGCCTGGTGTTCGCCGGCTACCTGCTGCTGATGACCGCCTTCGCCGCCAATTACGGCCCCATCGCCACCTTCCTGGCCGAACTGTTCGGCACCCGGGTGCGCTACTCCGGGCTGTCGATCAGCTACATGCTTTCAGGCCTGCTGGGCAGTGCCGCCACGCCGCTGGTGACCACCGCATTGCTGTCGTGGACTGGCAAGGGTTCGTCAATTGCCTGGTACATGATCGGCTCGGCGGCCGTGTCACTGATCGCCCTGCTGCTGCTCACCGAAACCTTCAAACGGGACATCGATACCGCGCGCCAATAA
- a CDS encoding 2-hydroxyacid dehydrogenase — translation MKPLVLLSTDQALLGQLQAAFARSAPQLRVVLANDPAAQEAQVAACWFPPAGSLSALPNLKLIHSVAAGVDHLANDPAQPALPVCRVVDPAHRQGMAEYVRWAVIHYHRDFDLAMAQQQQQLWRRHPQRPAGEFHIGVMGLGSLGGAIAAELAAAGYAVRGWSRTARQVTGVRTYAGEGQFDAFLQGVDLLVNLLPLTPQTRGILCRDTFHALAPGAAVINCGRGQHLQADDLIHAVESGRLRGAVLDVFEKEPLPLDNRLWATPGIIITPHMASCASHDCIAQQVAENARRLACKEPLLNRVDPALGY, via the coding sequence ATGAAACCGTTGGTACTGCTGTCCACCGACCAGGCATTGCTGGGCCAGTTGCAAGCGGCCTTTGCCCGCAGTGCACCGCAACTGCGCGTGGTGTTGGCCAATGACCCCGCTGCCCAAGAGGCGCAGGTGGCCGCCTGCTGGTTCCCACCGGCGGGCAGCTTGAGCGCCCTGCCCAACCTCAAACTGATTCACTCCGTAGCCGCCGGGGTCGATCACCTGGCCAACGACCCGGCCCAACCCGCCCTGCCCGTGTGCCGGGTGGTTGACCCGGCGCACCGCCAGGGCATGGCCGAGTACGTACGCTGGGCGGTGATCCACTATCACCGCGACTTCGACCTGGCCATGGCGCAACAGCAACAACAGCTGTGGCGCCGCCACCCGCAGCGCCCGGCCGGCGAGTTTCACATCGGCGTGATGGGCCTGGGCTCGCTGGGTGGCGCCATTGCTGCCGAGCTGGCCGCTGCCGGCTACGCCGTGCGCGGCTGGTCACGCACGGCCAGGCAAGTCACCGGCGTGCGCACGTACGCCGGCGAAGGTCAGTTTGATGCGTTCTTGCAGGGCGTCGACCTGCTGGTGAACCTGTTGCCACTGACCCCGCAAACCCGCGGCATTCTGTGCCGCGACACCTTCCACGCACTGGCCCCCGGCGCGGCGGTGATCAACTGCGGACGTGGCCAGCACCTGCAGGCCGACGACCTGATCCACGCCGTCGAAAGTGGCCGCCTGCGGGGCGCGGTGCTGGACGTGTTCGAGAAGGAGCCGTTACCGCTGGACAACCGGTTGTGGGCCACCCCGGGCATCATCATCACGCCACACATGGCCAGCTGTGCCTCCCATGATTGCATTGCCCAACAGGTTGCGGAAAACGCCCGCCGCCTGGCCTGTAAAGAACCTTTGCTGAACCGCGTAGACCCAGCGCTGGGCTACTAA
- a CDS encoding class II aldolase/adducin family protein: MSKPHNISDAEWQARCDLAALYRLVAHFRMTDLIDTHITLRIPGPEHHFLINRYGVLFDRMRASDLVRIDQHGNVVDEAFGERRVNAAGFVIHSAIHMARPDLHCVIHTHTAAGIAVSAQEHGLLPISQHALKFYGKLAYHQYEGIALSLDERERLIADLGPHKAMILRNHGLLAGGASVAHAFHEIHFLERACQAQVQALAGGSKLIYPSEAVCHHTAAQFERDDSSEIIALSWNAALTLIEGQRESYCS, from the coding sequence ATGAGCAAGCCGCACAACATCAGTGATGCCGAATGGCAGGCACGCTGCGACCTGGCCGCGCTGTACCGGTTGGTCGCGCACTTTCGCATGACCGACTTGATCGACACCCACATCACCCTGCGCATTCCGGGGCCTGAGCACCACTTCCTGATCAACCGCTACGGGGTGTTGTTCGACCGCATGCGCGCCAGCGACCTGGTGCGCATCGACCAGCACGGCAACGTGGTGGACGAGGCCTTCGGCGAGCGCCGGGTGAATGCCGCAGGCTTCGTGATCCACTCGGCCATTCATATGGCCCGCCCCGACCTGCACTGCGTGATCCACACCCACACCGCCGCCGGGATTGCCGTGTCGGCCCAGGAGCACGGCTTGCTGCCCATCAGCCAGCATGCACTGAAGTTTTACGGCAAGCTGGCCTATCACCAGTACGAAGGCATTGCCCTGTCGCTGGACGAGCGCGAACGGCTGATCGCCGACCTGGGGCCGCACAAGGCAATGATCCTGCGCAACCATGGCCTGCTGGCCGGGGGTGCTAGCGTGGCGCATGCGTTTCACGAGATCCACTTCCTGGAGCGCGCCTGCCAGGCCCAGGTCCAGGCCCTGGCCGGTGGCAGCAAGCTGATCTACCCGAGCGAGGCCGTGTGCCACCACACCGCTGCACAGTTTGAGCGTGACGACTCGTCAGAAATCATCGCGCTCAGCTGGAACGCTGCCCTCACCCTGATCGAAGGCCAACGCGAGTCGTACTGCTCATGA
- a CDS encoding MFS transporter: MHTSNQPRRAAAAAFVGTTIEFYDFYIYATAAALVLGQVFFPSSNPLLSTLAAFGTFAVGFVARPMAGMVFGHLGDRLGRKKMLLFTMLLMGLATTGIGLLPSYATAGIWAPVGLIALRIIQGISVGGEWGGAVLMASEHAPARRKVFYASFAQLGSPAGLLLALIAFRLVSMLDQDDFLSWGWRLPFLASGVLMMVGLAIRLGVDESPEFKAAQAKQQVVKYPVLEVVRDCWRQIVFSALAVTIGSAGFFFTNTFMITYVTTYQGIPRATILDCLFLVTILQFLTQPLAALLAERMGEGRFLKLVALLCMAVPYPMFLLVGTQNLVLMTLGIALAVVTLSALYAVIAGYMTQAFPAHLRYSGISLAYQLICAIAGGSTPIIGTLLADRFAGEWLPLALFFTALSTLSLIGVCGLARLRGELQQTTVAIAR, translated from the coding sequence ATGCATACCTCCAACCAGCCGCGACGCGCGGCGGCGGCCGCGTTCGTCGGTACCACCATCGAGTTTTACGACTTCTACATCTACGCCACCGCGGCGGCGCTGGTGCTCGGCCAGGTGTTTTTCCCCAGCAGCAACCCGCTGCTCAGCACCCTGGCGGCGTTCGGCACCTTTGCCGTGGGCTTTGTTGCCCGCCCCATGGCGGGCATGGTCTTCGGCCACCTGGGCGACCGCCTGGGGCGCAAGAAGATGCTGCTGTTCACCATGCTGCTGATGGGCCTGGCCACCACCGGCATCGGCCTGTTGCCCAGCTACGCCACGGCCGGTATCTGGGCGCCCGTGGGCCTGATTGCGCTGCGCATTATCCAGGGCATTTCGGTGGGCGGCGAATGGGGTGGCGCGGTGCTGATGGCCAGCGAACACGCACCGGCCAGGCGCAAGGTGTTCTACGCCTCGTTCGCCCAACTGGGGAGCCCGGCGGGTCTGCTCTTGGCGCTGATTGCTTTTCGCCTGGTGTCGATGCTCGATCAGGATGATTTTCTCAGCTGGGGCTGGCGCCTGCCGTTCCTGGCCAGCGGCGTGCTGATGATGGTGGGCCTGGCGATTCGCCTGGGCGTCGACGAATCGCCCGAGTTCAAGGCCGCCCAGGCCAAACAGCAAGTGGTCAAGTACCCGGTGCTGGAGGTGGTGCGCGACTGCTGGCGGCAGATTGTGTTTTCCGCGCTGGCGGTGACCATCGGTTCGGCCGGGTTCTTCTTCACCAATACCTTCATGATCACCTACGTCACCACCTACCAGGGCATCCCCCGGGCAACCATCCTCGACTGCCTGTTCCTGGTGACCATCCTGCAGTTCCTGACCCAGCCACTGGCGGCGCTACTGGCCGAGCGCATGGGCGAAGGCCGTTTCCTCAAACTGGTGGCGCTGCTGTGCATGGCCGTGCCCTACCCAATGTTCCTGCTGGTCGGCACGCAAAACCTGGTGCTGATGACCCTCGGCATCGCCCTGGCCGTGGTCACGCTGTCTGCCCTGTATGCGGTGATCGCCGGGTACATGACCCAGGCCTTCCCGGCGCACCTGCGCTACTCGGGCATCTCGCTGGCCTACCAGCTCATTTGCGCCATTGCCGGTGGCAGCACGCCGATCATCGGCACGTTGCTGGCCGACCGTTTTGCCGGTGAGTGGCTGCCGCTGGCGCTGTTCTTCACCGCATTATCCACGCTTTCCCTGATCGGTGTCTGTGGCCTGGCCCGCCTGCGCGGCGAGCTGCAGCAAACCACCGTCGCCATCGCCCGTTGA
- a CDS encoding LysR family transcriptional regulator gives MNPPTSRTDALVNKWEGRRFLNDRLDWNLLRTYLAIGQEGSISRAAARLHVTQSAVSQALRRLEEQLGCALILRGGPRFDLTAAGEEVLRIATDIYGDVSRISTAVEQQSDGVAGKVRLLSISRVQSVLYDEFLADFHEAHPRVELEIEVLRSADIISSLLQKTATAGLGLCRIPQPKLEQRQLLRQRYAFYCGARHRLFGRTDVTLETLRGEHFVSFVSDQLGGNLSPLAMFRDQHGFTGRIVASSSSFEEIHRLVCAGFGVGCLPEHLLREDVEKGLLWRLPPDEGIVDVNLHLLWNREQKMTVAETVFLESFQHRLATADGGEVHG, from the coding sequence ATGAACCCGCCGACTTCAAGAACTGATGCATTGGTCAACAAATGGGAAGGGCGGCGTTTTCTTAACGATCGCCTGGACTGGAACCTGCTGCGCACCTACCTGGCCATCGGCCAGGAAGGCAGCATCAGCCGCGCGGCGGCCAGGTTGCATGTGACCCAGTCGGCGGTCAGCCAAGCGCTGCGCAGGCTGGAAGAGCAGCTGGGTTGTGCGCTGATCTTGCGCGGTGGCCCGCGCTTTGACCTGACGGCGGCGGGGGAAGAAGTGCTGCGCATTGCCACCGACATCTACGGCGATGTGTCGCGCATCAGCACGGCAGTGGAGCAGCAAAGCGACGGTGTGGCCGGCAAGGTACGGCTGCTCAGCATCAGCCGGGTGCAGTCGGTGCTGTATGACGAATTTCTCGCCGACTTCCACGAGGCCCACCCCCGCGTGGAGCTGGAAATCGAAGTGCTGCGCAGCGCCGACATCATCAGCTCGCTGCTGCAAAAAACCGCCACCGCCGGGCTTGGCCTGTGTCGCATCCCCCAGCCCAAGCTGGAACAGCGCCAATTGCTGCGCCAGCGTTACGCGTTTTACTGCGGTGCCCGCCATCGGCTCTTCGGGCGTACCGATGTGACCTTGGAAACATTGCGTGGTGAGCACTTTGTGAGCTTTGTCAGCGACCAGTTGGGGGGCAACCTGTCACCGCTGGCGATGTTCCGCGACCAGCACGGGTTTACCGGGCGTATCGTCGCCTCGTCTTCCAGCTTCGAGGAAATCCACCGCCTGGTGTGCGCAGGCTTTGGGGTAGGGTGCCTGCCCGAGCACCTGCTGCGCGAAGATGTGGAAAAAGGCCTGCTGTGGCGGCTGCCGCCGGACGAGGGCATTGTCGATGTGAACTTGCATTTGCTGTGGAACCGCGAGCAAAAAATGACGGTGGCCGAGACGGTGTTTCTGGAGAGCTTCCAGCATCGGCTGGCGACGGCTGACGGCGGTGAAGTGCACGGTTGA